Proteins encoded together in one Thermomonospora curvata DSM 43183 window:
- a CDS encoding DUF2207 domain-containing protein — MPHVVWAMAVTLTVPAAFASLGPPAPPAGPGESIPTYDVVLTVRNDGVLHVRETITYDFHDRREHGIVRRVPYRVGDRLYDIRNVRASSSTGAPARARATRVLHDLRIAVGGGRRKVSGRQAYVVEYDVVGALTPAPGRAELRWDAVGTGWGVPIGEVSVRVHTPARPLGVRCRAGAHRRAGPGLTECGRGRAAPRAVEFTQRDLRPRESVLIDVHLPEGAVEVPAPRYARPHFAFSRLGYVLSALCLAVGLALALAARLARSERPAAAIARRLAAGGAPGRRTGALLLATGAAAVVWDLADDVVAHGLWAASVGDPALAGMGLLALGAAIGAHGRRSGRPGCVVRNSRSEHEASGDHRA; from the coding sequence ATGCCTCATGTGGTCTGGGCGATGGCGGTCACGCTCACGGTCCCGGCCGCCTTCGCCTCCCTCGGCCCGCCCGCCCCGCCCGCCGGGCCGGGGGAGAGCATCCCGACCTACGACGTCGTGCTGACCGTGCGGAACGATGGCGTGCTGCACGTCCGGGAGACGATCACCTACGACTTCCACGACCGCCGCGAGCACGGCATCGTCCGCCGCGTCCCCTACCGCGTCGGCGACCGGCTGTATGACATCCGCAACGTGCGCGCCAGCAGCTCCACCGGGGCGCCGGCCCGCGCTCGCGCCACCCGGGTGCTGCACGACCTGCGCATCGCGGTGGGCGGCGGGCGCCGCAAGGTCAGCGGACGCCAGGCCTACGTGGTCGAATACGACGTGGTGGGCGCGCTGACGCCCGCGCCCGGCCGGGCGGAGCTGCGCTGGGACGCCGTCGGGACCGGCTGGGGCGTGCCGATCGGCGAGGTCTCGGTGCGGGTCCACACGCCGGCCCGGCCGCTGGGCGTGCGCTGCCGGGCGGGGGCGCACCGGCGCGCCGGCCCGGGGCTCACCGAGTGCGGCCGGGGCCGCGCCGCGCCGCGCGCGGTGGAGTTCACCCAGCGGGACCTGCGCCCCCGCGAGAGCGTGCTGATCGATGTGCACTTGCCGGAGGGCGCGGTCGAGGTCCCCGCCCCCCGGTATGCGCGCCCCCATTTCGCCTTCTCCCGGCTCGGGTATGTGCTGTCGGCCCTGTGCCTGGCGGTGGGCCTCGCCCTGGCCCTGGCGGCGCGCCTGGCGCGTTCTGAACGGCCCGCGGCGGCCATCGCGCGAAGGCTCGCCGCCGGCGGGGCGCCCGGCCGGCGGACGGGAGCGCTGCTGCTGGCCACGGGGGCCGCGGCGGTGGTGTGGGACCTGGCCGACGACGTGGTGGCGCACGGCCTGTGGGCGGCCTCGGTGGGCGATCCGGCCCTGGCCGGGATGGGGCTGCTGGCCCTGGGAGCGGCGATCGGCGCCCACGGGCGGAGATCGGGCCGTCCCGGATGCGTCGTCCGCAACAGCCGTTCAGAACATGAGGCATCAGGGGATCATCGGGCATAG
- a CDS encoding AtpZ/AtpI family protein — MSGEGHRPDQQPGEPERSADQQRFANAAWSIPSYLLSGMAVYGGIGWLLDRWLGTSALLPIGILVGLGLALYMVYLRYGR; from the coding sequence ATGAGCGGGGAGGGGCACCGGCCCGACCAGCAGCCCGGCGAGCCGGAGCGCAGCGCCGACCAGCAGCGTTTCGCCAACGCCGCATGGTCGATCCCGAGCTATCTGCTGTCCGGGATGGCGGTCTACGGGGGGATCGGCTGGCTGCTGGATCGCTGGCTGGGCACCTCGGCCTTGCTCCCGATCGGGATCCTGGTCGGTCTCGGTCTTGCGCTCTACATGGTCTACCTCCGCTACGGGCGCTGA
- a CDS encoding MraY family glycosyltransferase: MREYLLIVLVAAVITYLTTPLVRALSVRFGAMTAVRDRDVHAIPTPRMGGLAMFFGMIGALVVASGLPVMRKVMEESDVDRGLLLAGGLIVLLGIADDRWEIDALTKFAGQVAAAGLFILNGIQLFVVPLPNGQPLVLPPEYGVPLTIFLVVATINAVNFVDGLDGLAAGVVGIAAMALFSYASLLAFIEHLSRIQPATLAAAVLIGICAGFLPHNFNPARIFMGDTGSMLIGLLLSAVMILLTGQFDSAVIGPVTQIPFFLPLVLVPLVVAVPYIDMLLAVWRRTNQGKSPFAPDKLHLHHRLLELGHSHRRAVLVMYFWVGLLASCVVGLSFIRSIPLVLSVTGLVAIAGVVGLIAEPWRRRRPKATAPDAAAPQRPREHV; this comes from the coding sequence ATGCGCGAGTACCTGCTCATCGTCCTGGTCGCCGCGGTGATCACCTACCTGACCACCCCCTTGGTGCGGGCGCTGTCGGTGCGGTTCGGGGCGATGACCGCCGTCCGCGACCGGGACGTGCACGCCATCCCCACCCCCCGGATGGGCGGGCTGGCGATGTTCTTCGGCATGATCGGCGCGCTGGTGGTGGCCAGCGGGCTGCCGGTGATGCGCAAGGTCATGGAGGAAAGCGACGTCGATCGCGGGCTGCTGCTGGCCGGCGGGCTGATCGTGCTGCTGGGCATCGCCGACGACCGCTGGGAGATCGACGCGCTGACCAAGTTCGCCGGGCAGGTGGCCGCCGCCGGGCTGTTCATCCTGAACGGCATCCAGCTGTTCGTGGTCCCGCTGCCCAACGGCCAGCCGCTGGTGCTGCCGCCCGAATACGGGGTGCCGCTGACCATTTTTCTGGTGGTCGCCACCATCAACGCGGTGAACTTCGTCGACGGGCTGGACGGGCTGGCCGCCGGAGTCGTCGGCATCGCCGCGATGGCGTTGTTCTCTTACGCCTCGCTGCTGGCCTTCATCGAGCATCTGTCCCGGATTCAGCCGGCCACGCTGGCCGCTGCGGTGCTGATCGGGATCTGCGCCGGATTCCTGCCGCACAACTTCAACCCCGCCCGCATCTTCATGGGCGACACCGGCTCCATGCTCATCGGGCTGCTGCTCAGCGCCGTCATGATCTTGCTGACCGGGCAGTTCGACAGCGCCGTCATCGGCCCGGTGACGCAGATTCCCTTCTTCCTTCCGCTGGTTCTGGTGCCGTTGGTGGTGGCGGTTCCCTACATCGACATGCTGCTGGCGGTATGGCGCCGGACGAATCAGGGTAAATCGCCCTTTGCGCCCGACAAGTTGCATTTGCACCACCGTCTTCTGGAGCTGGGGCATTCGCACCGCCGGGCCGTTTTGGTGATGTATTTCTGGGTCGGCCTGCTGGCCTCCTGCGTGGTGGGGCTGTCGTTCATTCGCTCCATTCCGCTGGTGCTTTCGGTGACCGGCCTGGTGGCCATCGCCGGAGTGGTGGGTCTGATCGCCGAGCCCTGGCGGCGCCGCCGTCCCAAGGCCACGGCGCCCGACGCCGCCGCCCCCCAGCGCCCCCGCGAGCACGTCTGA